A genome region from Segatella copri includes the following:
- the groL gene encoding chaperonin GroEL (60 kDa chaperone family; promotes refolding of misfolded polypeptides especially under stressful conditions; forms two stacked rings of heptamers to form a barrel-shaped 14mer; ends can be capped by GroES; misfolded proteins enter the barrel where they are refolded when GroES binds), translated as MAKDIKYNMDARDLLKKGVDQLANAVKVTLGPKGRNVVIEKKFGAPQITKDGVTVAKEVELENKFENTGAQLVKSVASKTGDDAGDGTTTATILTQAIVTEGLKNVTAGANPMDLKRGIDKAVAAVVAFIKEHAEQVDDNYDKIEQVATVSANNDAEIGKLLADAMRKVSKDGVITIEESKSRDTNIGVVEGMQFDRGYLSGYFMTDADKMECVMDNPYILLYDKKISNLKEFLPILQPAAESGRPLLVIAEDVDSEALTTLVVNRLRGGLKICAVKAPGFGDRRKAMLEDIAVLTGGVVISEEKGLKLEQATLDMLGSADKVTVNKDNTTIVNGHGEKANIQDRVAQIKNEIENTKSSYDKEKLQERLAKLAGGVAVLYVGANSEVEMKEKKDRVDDALCATRAAIEEGIVAGGGTTYIRALEALKDMKGDNADETTGIRIVERAIEEPLRQIVANAGGEGSVVVNKVREGEGDFGYNARKDVYEDMRQAGIVDPAKVERVALENAASIAGLFLTTECVLVDKPEPAPAAPAAAPGMGGMM; from the coding sequence ATGGCTAAAGATATTAAATATAATATGGATGCCCGCGACCTCTTGAAGAAGGGTGTTGATCAGTTGGCAAATGCAGTAAAGGTAACTCTCGGTCCTAAGGGCCGCAACGTGGTAATCGAAAAGAAGTTTGGTGCTCCTCAGATTACTAAAGATGGTGTTACCGTGGCTAAGGAAGTAGAGTTGGAAAATAAATTCGAAAATACTGGTGCTCAGCTTGTTAAGAGCGTTGCCAGCAAGACTGGTGATGATGCCGGTGATGGTACAACAACTGCTACTATCCTGACTCAGGCTATCGTAACAGAGGGCTTGAAGAACGTTACTGCAGGTGCTAACCCAATGGACTTGAAGCGTGGTATCGACAAGGCTGTGGCTGCTGTTGTTGCCTTCATCAAGGAACATGCTGAACAGGTAGACGACAACTACGATAAGATTGAGCAGGTGGCTACTGTTTCTGCCAACAATGATGCTGAGATTGGTAAGCTCTTGGCTGACGCAATGCGCAAGGTTTCTAAGGATGGTGTCATCACTATCGAGGAGAGCAAGAGTCGTGATACCAACATCGGTGTTGTTGAGGGTATGCAGTTTGACCGTGGTTACTTGAGCGGTTACTTCATGACTGATGCAGACAAGATGGAGTGTGTAATGGATAATCCATACATCCTTCTTTATGATAAGAAGATTTCTAACTTGAAGGAGTTCTTGCCAATTCTCCAGCCTGCTGCTGAGAGTGGTCGTCCTTTGTTGGTTATCGCTGAGGATGTTGATTCTGAGGCTTTGACTACTTTGGTAGTTAACCGTTTGCGTGGCGGTTTGAAGATTTGTGCAGTGAAGGCTCCAGGCTTCGGTGACCGTCGCAAGGCCATGTTGGAGGATATCGCAGTATTGACAGGCGGTGTTGTTATCTCTGAGGAGAAGGGCTTGAAGTTGGAGCAGGCAACTTTGGATATGCTGGGTTCAGCAGACAAGGTTACCGTCAACAAGGACAATACAACTATCGTTAATGGTCATGGCGAGAAGGCTAATATCCAGGATCGCGTAGCTCAGATCAAGAACGAAATTGAGAATACCAAGTCTTCATATGATAAGGAGAAACTTCAGGAGCGTCTGGCTAAGCTCGCCGGTGGTGTAGCTGTCCTCTATGTAGGTGCCAACTCTGAGGTTGAGATGAAGGAGAAGAAGGATCGTGTTGACGATGCACTCTGCGCTACCCGTGCCGCTATTGAGGAAGGTATCGTTGCTGGTGGTGGTACTACTTATATCCGTGCTCTCGAGGCATTGAAGGATATGAAGGGTGATAACGCTGACGAGACAACAGGTATCCGTATCGTAGAGCGTGCTATTGAGGAGCCTCTCCGTCAGATTGTTGCCAATGCCGGTGGCGAGGGTTCTGTAGTAGTAAATAAGGTACGCGAGGGCGAGGGTGACTTCGGTTACAATGCCCGCAAGGACGTTTACGAAGATATGCGTCAGGCTGGTATCGTAGATCCTGCCAAGGTAGAGCGTGTAGCTTTGGAGAATGCTGCTTCTATCGCAGGCTTGTTCCTGACAACAGAGTGTGTGTTGGTTGACAAACCTGAGCCTGCACCTGCTGCTCCTGCAGCAGCACCTGGTATGGGCGGTATGATGTAA
- a CDS encoding co-chaperone GroES, whose amino-acid sequence MNIKPLADRVLVLPAPAEEKVGGIIIPDTAKEKPQRGKVVATGKGTKDEEMILKEGDTVLYGKYAGTELEFDGTKYIMMRQSDVLAVVEE is encoded by the coding sequence ATGAACATTAAACCATTAGCAGACAGAGTGCTGGTACTTCCTGCACCAGCTGAAGAAAAAGTAGGTGGAATTATTATCCCTGATACAGCAAAAGAGAAACCACAGCGTGGTAAGGTCGTTGCTACAGGTAAGGGTACGAAAGACGAAGAGATGATTCTCAAAGAAGGTGATACCGTACTCTATGGTAAGTACGCTGGCACAGAACTCGAATTCGATGGTACAAAATATATCATGATGCGTCAGAGCGATGTACTCGCTGTAGTGGAAGAGTAA
- a CDS encoding sugar phosphate nucleotidyltransferase produces the protein MQLILLSGGSGKRLWPLSNNARSKQFLPLLEKENGEMESMVQRVVRQAQEANLTNDITLATNASQLDIIQNQLGERVSVVTEPERRDTFPAIALAASYLKLKKKCEDDEVVVIMPCDPYTELEYFHTIARMVECVEKNVADLVLMGIKPTYPSAKYGYVVPFAEGEKYQIVKRFTEKPDVPTAEKLLEEGAYWNGGVFAFRLGYMMQIVRKYMQSENFEDTRARYSEFPKISFDYEVAEKAESVAVVPFNGEWKDLGTWNTLTDELHHASIGNAVMGSHCENTHVINELQLPLYVDGLKDAVVAASPDGIFVCAKKYSEDIKKAVEHLTPRPMYEERRWGTYRVIDDSEYADGNHSLTKSITLKPGKNISYQLHHHRSEVWTFVEGEGIFVLDGEEKHVKAGDTVVIPLEHYHAIKAITQLTFIEVQNGNPLVEEDIERFDYQWKMK, from the coding sequence ATGCAATTAATTTTATTATCGGGTGGCTCGGGTAAAAGGCTCTGGCCACTTAGCAATAATGCTAGAAGCAAACAGTTCTTGCCATTGCTCGAAAAGGAGAATGGGGAGATGGAAAGTATGGTTCAGCGCGTGGTACGTCAGGCTCAGGAAGCAAATCTGACCAACGATATTACGCTTGCTACAAACGCCAGTCAGCTGGATATCATCCAGAACCAGCTGGGAGAGCGGGTTTCTGTGGTTACCGAACCGGAGAGGCGTGATACTTTCCCTGCTATCGCTTTAGCTGCAAGTTATCTGAAACTGAAGAAGAAATGTGAGGATGATGAGGTTGTGGTTATTATGCCTTGTGATCCTTATACCGAGTTGGAATATTTCCATACCATAGCCCGTATGGTGGAATGTGTGGAGAAAAACGTCGCCGACCTCGTGCTGATGGGTATCAAACCTACTTATCCAAGTGCAAAATATGGTTATGTGGTTCCTTTTGCTGAAGGAGAGAAGTATCAGATAGTGAAGAGATTTACCGAGAAACCGGATGTGCCTACAGCAGAGAAACTCCTGGAGGAGGGTGCTTACTGGAATGGTGGTGTCTTCGCTTTCCGTTTGGGCTATATGATGCAGATTGTACGTAAGTATATGCAGAGTGAGAACTTTGAAGATACTCGTGCAAGATATAGCGAATTTCCAAAAATCTCTTTCGACTACGAGGTGGCGGAGAAGGCTGAATCGGTAGCGGTAGTACCGTTTAATGGTGAATGGAAGGACCTGGGTACCTGGAATACACTCACTGATGAGCTGCACCATGCCAGCATTGGTAATGCGGTGATGGGAAGTCATTGCGAGAATACGCATGTCATCAACGAACTCCAGTTGCCTCTGTATGTGGATGGCTTGAAGGATGCTGTTGTTGCAGCGAGTCCTGATGGCATCTTCGTCTGTGCAAAGAAATATTCCGAGGACATCAAGAAGGCGGTAGAACATCTTACTCCGCGTCCGATGTATGAGGAAAGAAGGTGGGGTACTTATCGGGTGATTGACGATTCTGAGTATGCTGACGGCAATCATTCGCTCACCAAGAGTATTACCTTGAAGCCAGGTAAGAATATCAGTTATCAGCTTCATCACCATCGTTCAGAGGTGTGGACATTCGTAGAAGGTGAGGGCATCTTTGTACTTGATGGCGAGGAGAAACATGTGAAGGCTGGTGATACCGTGGTGATTCCTCTGGAGCATTATCATGCCATCAAGGCGATTACACAGCTGACTTTCATCGAAGTTCAGAATGGTAATCCACTGGTTGAGGAGGATATTGAAAGATTCGATTATCAATGGAAAATGAAATAA
- a CDS encoding undecaprenyl-phosphate glucose phosphotransferase, translated as MIRRLVIGADFVILNIVLLFYTQYGQELIPAYFDKATKITFFVANAALFLGEYFYSTIIHVRKIRFLQVTKRTLYLAAATTFCFFTFSRLLGHGGKMFSFSIIFGITFHLALIISRLCELKLLKYFRSKGRNSRTVVFVGNDPAVSEMYKTMTEDPSAGYIVKGYYADEDITDNPEGLKRIGNMKQLKEIISSTMNDTINGEPSNIDEVFCCLSHKDPEIINIMHFCDKNVIHFYYLPRVFGENKLHLDAQNFMGRTVYSNRIEPLTSMSNRIIKRSFDIVVSGLACLCVLPFIPFIALIIKIQSPGPIFFKQARTGLNGDTFYCLKFRSMHVNKDADKAQATKNDPRKFAFGNFMRKTNIDEFPQFFNVLKGDMSIVGPRPHMLHHTEVYGSLIDKYMVRHFSKPGITGWAQVTGFRGETKELWQMEERIRRDIWYIENWSFWLDIKIIFMTAKSIICPDKNAY; from the coding sequence ATGATAAGGAGACTGGTGATAGGTGCCGATTTCGTTATTCTCAACATCGTACTGTTGTTCTATACCCAATATGGTCAAGAACTCATACCTGCGTATTTCGACAAAGCAACAAAGATTACCTTTTTTGTTGCCAATGCTGCCTTGTTCCTAGGCGAATACTTCTATTCCACCATCATTCATGTCAGAAAGATCAGGTTCCTACAGGTTACAAAGCGTACTTTATATCTGGCTGCAGCAACAACATTCTGTTTCTTTACCTTCTCAAGACTACTCGGTCACGGGGGAAAGATGTTCTCCTTCAGCATTATCTTCGGCATAACATTCCATCTGGCTCTCATCATAAGCCGACTCTGCGAACTCAAATTACTAAAGTATTTCCGCTCTAAGGGCCGCAACTCACGCACCGTCGTCTTTGTAGGTAACGATCCTGCCGTGAGCGAGATGTACAAGACGATGACAGAAGATCCCTCGGCAGGTTATATCGTAAAAGGATATTATGCAGATGAAGACATCACAGATAATCCGGAAGGGTTGAAAAGAATAGGAAACATGAAACAGCTCAAAGAGATTATCTCTTCTACCATGAATGATACCATCAATGGTGAACCTTCCAATATTGACGAGGTTTTCTGCTGCCTGTCGCATAAAGATCCTGAAATCATCAATATCATGCACTTCTGTGATAAGAATGTGATACACTTCTACTACCTGCCACGTGTGTTTGGTGAGAACAAATTGCATCTTGATGCCCAGAATTTCATGGGAAGGACGGTATATTCAAACCGCATAGAACCCCTAACAAGCATGTCAAACCGCATTATCAAGCGTAGCTTCGACATCGTGGTGAGCGGGCTTGCATGTTTGTGCGTTCTACCATTCATTCCATTCATAGCTCTCATCATCAAGATTCAGAGTCCTGGTCCAATTTTCTTCAAACAGGCAAGAACGGGTCTGAATGGTGATACCTTCTACTGTCTTAAATTCCGTTCCATGCATGTGAACAAGGATGCAGACAAGGCACAGGCAACAAAGAACGACCCACGTAAATTTGCTTTCGGCAACTTTATGAGAAAGACGAACATAGATGAGTTTCCTCAATTCTTCAATGTTCTTAAGGGAGACATGAGTATTGTGGGTCCGCGCCCTCACATGCTGCATCATACAGAGGTGTATGGAAGCCTGATAGATAAGTATATGGTTCGCCACTTCTCCAAGCCGGGTATCACAGGTTGGGCTCAGGTTACAGGGTTCCGTGGTGAGACCAAGGAGCTCTGGCAGATGGAAGAACGTATCCGCCGTGATATCTGGTATATAGAGAACTGGTCGTTCTGGCTTGATATCAAGATTATCTTCATGACAGCCAAGAGCATTATCTGCCCTGACAAGAATGCTTATTAG
- a CDS encoding alpha/beta hydrolase, producing the protein MIFFLLMLTAITASAQSTARKFVLKNSSDGQSELTCYLPKNPSGRAVVDCPGGGYSHLAMDHEGHQWAEYFNKQGIAFFVLKYRMPKGNRNIPLSDAYQAMRTVRDSSAVWKINKEDVGIMGFSAGGHLASSVSTHAEAAVRPDFSILFYPVISMDERISHKGSCVNFLGEERNTNKELVEEWSNDKAVRPGITPRAIILMSFDDKVVPPVTNGVAYYSAMSKAGNECTMHIYPTAGHGWGFRDASHGFPYHDQMLNDLTCWLNRLPSK; encoded by the coding sequence ATGATTTTTTTTCTTCTGATGCTGACAGCAATTACAGCATCAGCTCAATCTACCGCTCGCAAGTTCGTATTGAAGAACAGTAGCGACGGACAGAGTGAACTTACCTGTTATCTTCCTAAGAATCCTTCAGGAAGAGCTGTAGTAGATTGTCCTGGAGGTGGGTATTCTCATCTTGCAATGGACCATGAGGGACATCAGTGGGCAGAATATTTCAACAAACAGGGTATCGCTTTCTTTGTTCTGAAGTACAGAATGCCTAAGGGAAACCGCAATATTCCGTTGAGTGATGCCTATCAGGCGATGCGTACCGTCCGTGACAGTTCTGCAGTATGGAAAATAAACAAGGAAGATGTTGGTATCATGGGCTTTTCTGCCGGTGGACATTTAGCTTCTTCCGTCAGTACTCATGCTGAGGCGGCTGTGCGACCTGATTTCTCGATTCTTTTCTATCCGGTGATTTCGATGGATGAGCGTATCTCTCATAAGGGATCATGTGTGAATTTCTTGGGTGAAGAGCGTAATACCAATAAAGAACTGGTTGAAGAATGGTCTAATGATAAGGCTGTGCGTCCGGGTATTACCCCTCGTGCCATCATCTTGATGTCGTTTGATGATAAGGTTGTTCCTCCAGTAACCAATGGTGTAGCCTATTATTCAGCTATGAGCAAGGCGGGTAACGAGTGTACCATGCATATCTATCCGACTGCAGGACATGGATGGGGATTCCGCGATGCTTCCCATGGCTTCCCATATCACGACCAAATGTTGAATGATCTTACTTGTTGGCTCAACAGACTTCCGTCTAAGTAA
- the sppA gene encoding signal peptide peptidase SppA has translation MKDFFKNVAATIVGLFAFGLIMTILGFICIIGMVASSNSKPALKDNAVMVMKLQGQIEDRTEDNWLGELTGEQFNNIGMNRILSSIRKAKNEDKVKGIYLETGILETDYATLQEIRNALADFKKSGKWIIAYGDALSQGGYYLASVANKVYVNPEGNVDWHGIASQPQYIKDVAAKFGVHFTVVKVGKYKSYTETYTEDKMSDANREQVSRYIGGLWQQMLGDVSKSRNISKDSLNRYADGLMVFDDTKLLKSRKMVDGFCYYDEIRDVVKKQLGLKADETINQVDYNDVDMTIDDSNLMGEEIAVYYCQGSIVRMETPSIYDSEQQIVSTKVIKDLQELADNSQVKAVVLRINSGGGDAYASEQIWRAVKELNKKKPVVVSMGGMAASGAYYMSMGAQYIMAQPTTLTGSIGIFGALPDFSDLMTKKLGFKYDEVKTNRNSAYASAGMSRPWSAEEIATMQNYVNRGYSLFRKRVAEGRKMSTEQVEKIAQGRVWLGTDAKKIKLIDGFGGLSDAIDKAAELAHLSSYQAVEYPALAGWMEQLLDMAGGNKGTYLDEQLRLALGDLYQPFIMIRNMKEKEPIQAALPYVLNIQ, from the coding sequence ATGAAGGATTTTTTCAAGAACGTGGCAGCCACTATCGTAGGACTGTTTGCCTTCGGGCTGATCATGACCATCCTGGGATTCATCTGTATCATCGGAATGGTGGCATCGAGCAACAGTAAACCGGCACTGAAAGACAATGCGGTGATGGTGATGAAACTACAAGGACAGATTGAAGACCGTACTGAAGACAACTGGCTCGGCGAGCTGACAGGCGAGCAGTTTAACAACATAGGCATGAACAGGATTCTCTCTTCTATCCGCAAGGCAAAGAATGAGGATAAAGTGAAGGGCATCTATCTGGAAACAGGTATCTTGGAGACAGATTATGCCACTTTGCAGGAAATCAGAAATGCACTTGCCGATTTCAAGAAGAGCGGCAAATGGATTATCGCATATGGTGATGCTCTCTCACAGGGTGGATATTATCTGGCTTCGGTTGCCAACAAGGTATATGTAAACCCAGAAGGCAATGTGGACTGGCATGGTATTGCATCGCAGCCACAATATATCAAAGATGTAGCAGCCAAATTTGGCGTTCACTTTACGGTAGTGAAGGTAGGCAAATACAAAAGCTATACTGAAACATACACCGAAGACAAAATGTCGGATGCCAACAGAGAGCAGGTTTCACGCTATATTGGTGGACTCTGGCAACAGATGTTGGGAGATGTGAGCAAAAGCAGAAACATCAGCAAGGATTCACTGAACCGCTATGCTGACGGGCTGATGGTGTTTGATGATACCAAACTACTGAAATCTCGAAAGATGGTAGATGGATTCTGCTATTATGATGAAATCAGAGACGTGGTAAAGAAACAGTTAGGACTGAAGGCAGACGAGACCATCAATCAGGTTGACTATAACGACGTAGATATGACTATAGACGACTCGAATCTGATGGGCGAAGAGATTGCCGTATACTACTGTCAGGGGTCCATTGTCAGGATGGAGACTCCTAGCATCTATGATTCTGAGCAACAGATAGTAAGTACAAAGGTCATCAAGGACCTTCAGGAACTTGCAGATAACAGTCAGGTAAAGGCCGTAGTTCTGCGTATCAATTCGGGCGGTGGCGATGCCTATGCTTCGGAACAGATCTGGAGAGCAGTTAAAGAATTAAATAAAAAGAAGCCGGTAGTAGTTTCTATGGGTGGTATGGCAGCATCAGGTGCTTATTATATGAGTATGGGTGCCCAATATATCATGGCACAACCGACAACATTGACCGGCAGCATCGGTATCTTTGGAGCCCTGCCAGATTTCAGTGACCTGATGACAAAGAAGTTAGGCTTCAAGTATGATGAAGTGAAGACCAACCGCAACAGTGCCTATGCTTCGGCAGGCATGTCACGCCCATGGAGTGCAGAAGAGATTGCCACCATGCAAAACTACGTGAACCGTGGATACAGCCTCTTCCGCAAACGTGTGGCAGAGGGCAGAAAAATGAGTACCGAACAGGTTGAGAAGATTGCTCAAGGAAGAGTATGGCTGGGTACAGACGCCAAGAAGATCAAGTTAATTGATGGATTCGGCGGCTTGAGCGACGCCATCGACAAGGCTGCAGAATTGGCTCATCTCAGCAGTTATCAGGCGGTAGAATATCCGGCATTGGCTGGATGGATGGAGCAGTTGCTGGATATGGCGGGCGGAAACAAGGGAACATATCTCGACGAACAGTTGCGTCTGGCATTGGGTGATCTCTACCAGCCATTCATCATGATACGCAATATGAAGGAGAAAGAGCCTATACAGGCTGCACTTCCTTACGTACTGAACATACAATAA
- the lpxK gene encoding tetraacyldisaccharide 4'-kinase — protein MRTEGDLIKINDWLLPLSWIYGGMVRFRNWLFDIGLKKSQSFSIPIISVGNITVGGSGKTPHVEYLIRLLHDKVKIAVLSRGYKRKTSGYVLADKDTTMSEIGDEPFQMHSKFDDIYVAVDAKRVRGIEKLQNEEPTKDVDVVLLDDAFQHRYVKPGINILLVDYHRLIIYDKMLPAGRLREPLSGKNRADIVIITKCPKDLKPMEFRVLTKAMDLYPFQKLYFTCINYDTPKGVFEDQQIAKEELKNYHALLVTGIASPKQMEHDLKPMVKSMQSLSFGDHHRFKNKDITRINEAFEQMPEPRLIITTEKDAVRLKETEGLYEIVKKSIYELPIKVSFMLEQEDNFNDKIISYVRKNSRNSILAKRKDDNKSEDSNHTGNRSRTISFRNN, from the coding sequence ATGAGAACAGAAGGCGATCTTATCAAGATCAACGACTGGCTGCTACCACTGAGTTGGATTTATGGCGGCATGGTCAGATTTCGCAATTGGCTCTTCGATATCGGACTGAAAAAGAGTCAGTCATTCTCAATCCCGATCATTTCTGTGGGTAACATCACGGTGGGCGGATCGGGCAAGACTCCCCATGTGGAGTATCTGATACGCTTGTTACACGACAAGGTAAAGATTGCTGTGCTATCACGTGGTTACAAAAGAAAGACCAGTGGCTATGTGCTGGCAGATAAAGATACGACAATGTCAGAGATTGGCGATGAACCCTTCCAGATGCACAGCAAGTTTGACGATATCTATGTAGCCGTAGACGCTAAGCGTGTGAGAGGAATCGAAAAGTTACAGAATGAAGAACCGACCAAGGATGTAGATGTTGTATTACTGGATGATGCCTTTCAGCATCGCTATGTGAAGCCAGGTATCAACATTCTGCTGGTAGATTACCACCGTCTGATCATCTATGACAAGATGTTGCCAGCAGGAAGACTGAGAGAACCTCTAAGCGGTAAGAACCGTGCAGACATTGTGATTATCACTAAATGTCCAAAGGATCTGAAGCCAATGGAATTTCGAGTACTCACCAAGGCTATGGACCTTTACCCTTTCCAGAAGCTCTACTTCACCTGCATCAACTATGATACGCCAAAGGGAGTTTTCGAAGACCAGCAAATAGCCAAGGAGGAGTTGAAAAACTACCATGCTCTGCTGGTTACTGGTATCGCATCGCCTAAGCAGATGGAACACGACCTGAAGCCAATGGTCAAGAGTATGCAGTCGCTGAGTTTCGGTGATCACCATCGCTTCAAGAATAAAGACATCACACGCATCAACGAGGCGTTTGAACAGATGCCAGAACCCCGTCTGATTATCACGACAGAGAAAGATGCCGTGAGACTAAAAGAGACAGAGGGACTCTATGAAATAGTTAAGAAAAGCATATACGAACTGCCTATCAAGGTAAGTTTCATGCTGGAACAAGAAGATAATTTTAACGACAAAATCATTAGCTATGTACGAAAAAATTCAAGAAACAGCATCCTGGCTAAAAGAAAGGATGACAACAAGTCCGAAGACAGCAATCATACTGGGAACCGGTCTAGGACAATTAGCTTCAGAAATAACTGA
- a CDS encoding purine-nucleoside phosphorylase, protein MYEKIQETASWLKERMTTSPKTAIILGTGLGQLASEITDSYEFPYSEIPNFPVSTVQGHAGKLIFGKLGGKDIMAMEGRFHYYEGYDMKAVTFPERVMYELGIETLFVSNASGGMNPEFQIGDLMIIDDHINFFPEHPLRGKNFPTGPRFPDMHEAYDKKLRDLADDIAKEKGIDAKHGVYVGVQGPTFETPAEYRMYRVLGGDAVGMSTVPEVIVARHCGIKVFGISIITDLGGFDVPVEVSHEEVQIAANAAQPKMTEIMREIIRRS, encoded by the coding sequence ATGTACGAAAAAATTCAAGAAACAGCATCCTGGCTAAAAGAAAGGATGACAACAAGTCCGAAGACAGCAATCATACTGGGAACCGGTCTAGGACAATTAGCTTCAGAAATAACTGACAGTTATGAATTTCCATATAGCGAAATACCAAACTTCCCAGTATCTACCGTTCAAGGTCATGCTGGCAAACTGATTTTCGGTAAGTTAGGAGGTAAAGATATCATGGCTATGGAAGGAAGATTTCATTACTATGAAGGATATGACATGAAGGCTGTAACCTTCCCAGAACGTGTGATGTACGAGTTGGGCATTGAAACCCTCTTTGTAAGCAACGCTTCGGGCGGTATGAATCCGGAATTCCAGATTGGAGACCTGATGATTATCGATGATCACATCAACTTCTTCCCAGAACATCCATTGCGCGGTAAGAACTTCCCTACCGGTCCACGTTTCCCGGATATGCACGAAGCATACGACAAGAAACTCCGCGACCTTGCCGACGATATCGCTAAGGAGAAGGGAATTGATGCAAAGCATGGTGTATATGTTGGCGTTCAGGGACCTACCTTCGAGACACCGGCAGAGTATCGCATGTATCGTGTATTGGGTGGTGACGCTGTAGGTATGAGTACTGTACCTGAAGTGATTGTTGCCCGCCATTGTGGAATCAAAGTTTTCGGCATCAGCATCATCACCGATCTTGGCGGTTTCGATGTACCTGTAGAAGTCAGTCATGAGGAGGTGCAGATTGCAGCCAATGCCGCACAGCCTAAGATGACAGAGATTATGCGAGAAATCATCCGCAGATCTTAA
- the thiL gene encoding thiamine-phosphate kinase — MLDISKLGEFGLINHLTKGYEKKNESTVYGVGDDCAVMHYPDKEVLMTTDMLMEGVHFDLTYIDMVHLGYKSAMVNISDIFAMNGTPRQMVVSIALSKRFKVEDIDEFYKGLRMACDKWGVDIVGGDTTSSLTGLAISITCIGEAAKEEIVYRNGAKETDLICVSGDLGGAYMGLQLLEREKAVYYGQIEDIRKKMAEAKANGDNEKLALLNRDLENMRNFQPDFAGKEYLLERQLQPEARGDVIAQLREAGIRPTAMMDVSDGLSSELMHICEQSHCGCRVYEKNIPIDYQTAVQAEEFNMNLTTCAMNGGEDYELLFTVPIGDHEKIETMEGVRQIGYITKENLGKFLITRDGQEFELKAQGWNPLKD; from the coding sequence ATTTTGGATATCTCAAAGTTAGGTGAATTCGGTCTTATAAACCATCTCACCAAAGGTTATGAAAAGAAAAACGAGTCTACAGTTTATGGTGTAGGCGACGATTGTGCCGTGATGCATTATCCAGACAAGGAGGTGCTCATGACTACAGATATGCTGATGGAGGGCGTACATTTCGACCTTACCTATATTGACATGGTTCACTTGGGTTACAAGAGTGCAATGGTAAACATCAGTGATATCTTTGCTATGAACGGAACCCCACGTCAGATGGTAGTAAGCATAGCATTGAGTAAACGATTCAAAGTAGAAGACATTGATGAATTCTATAAGGGTCTTCGAATGGCATGTGACAAATGGGGAGTAGATATCGTGGGAGGTGATACTACCTCTTCCCTCACCGGTTTAGCCATCAGTATTACTTGTATCGGAGAAGCAGCAAAAGAAGAAATCGTATACCGCAACGGAGCCAAGGAAACAGACCTGATCTGTGTGTCGGGTGACTTGGGCGGTGCCTATATGGGACTTCAACTGCTGGAACGCGAAAAGGCTGTATACTACGGACAGATAGAAGATATCCGAAAGAAGATGGCTGAGGCTAAAGCAAATGGTGACAACGAGAAACTGGCTCTTCTGAACAGAGACTTAGAGAATATGCGCAACTTCCAGCCTGATTTCGCCGGCAAGGAATATCTCTTGGAAAGACAACTGCAGCCTGAGGCACGCGGAGATGTGATAGCACAACTGCGTGAGGCAGGTATCCGTCCTACCGCCATGATGGATGTGAGCGATGGTCTGAGCAGTGAATTGATGCATATCTGCGAACAGAGTCATTGCGGATGCAGAGTATATGAGAAGAACATACCTATCGACTACCAGACAGCCGTGCAGGCAGAAGAATTCAATATGAACCTTACCACCTGTGCTATGAATGGTGGCGAAGATTATGAACTTCTCTTTACCGTACCTATCGGTGACCACGAGAAGATTGAGACTATGGAGGGTGTAAGGCAGATTGGCTACATCACCAAAGAAAATCTGGGCAAGTTCCTCATTACCAGAGACGGACAGGAATTTGAACTGAAAGCACAAGGTTGGAATCCTCTGAAAGATTAA